A section of the Posidoniimonas corsicana genome encodes:
- a CDS encoding sigma 54-interacting transcriptional regulator, whose protein sequence is MYAYFTVLNGEQAGDNLPLDAGVENLVGRGGDCQITLQDRICSRIHARVRFDHEAWTIADAESRNGTFVNGQKVTEATLDEGHTVKIGATELEFHQSEEPLTAEDDAALLTQTIVQDMEVTEGAINEASLTGLPNAEQVKELMLLYQLCIRLLGSGDTDQVVHTALDLLQTRTSASVVGFLWLNEQGELRPKIVLPTDAANRVSLSPSLTELVSKQGHAVWVANQGGPDEREQLEHFADAICAPLVKRGDEGQRSTLGAIHVYLEAGRFRQSDFDFIISVANIVVTALARAMQYNSMRVDYERLVSTSPGYDELIGESEPMLALKSKISRVARAAGCVLVRGESGAGKELVARAIHRASPRAERPMVSVNCAAIPADLMESQLFGHKAGSFTGADRDHTGYFQQADLGTLFLDEVGEMTLEGQAKLLRVMEGHPFLPVGATEPVSVDVRVVAATNQDLQEYVRKGKFREDLYYRLSVFELYLPPLRDRGDDIGRLVEFFLDHFRKQHGRPGLKLSGKAVHRLLDYRWPGNVRQLRNVIDSAVVMAEGDEILPDDLALRDSGREELDTLQIDQWEKKLIVEALKRSGGNVPDAAKLLGIGRATLYRKIEQYHIER, encoded by the coding sequence TTGTACGCGTACTTTACGGTCCTCAACGGCGAGCAGGCGGGAGACAACCTGCCGCTGGACGCGGGCGTCGAAAACCTGGTCGGCCGTGGCGGCGACTGCCAGATCACGCTGCAGGACCGCATCTGCTCGCGCATCCACGCACGGGTCCGCTTCGACCACGAGGCCTGGACCATCGCCGACGCCGAGAGCCGCAACGGCACCTTCGTCAACGGGCAGAAGGTCACCGAGGCCACGCTCGACGAGGGCCACACCGTCAAGATCGGCGCCACCGAGCTCGAGTTCCACCAGAGCGAAGAGCCGCTTACCGCCGAGGACGACGCCGCGCTGCTCACACAGACCATCGTGCAGGACATGGAGGTCACCGAGGGCGCCATCAACGAGGCGTCGCTCACCGGGCTGCCCAACGCTGAGCAGGTTAAGGAGCTGATGCTGCTGTACCAGCTGTGCATCCGGCTGCTCGGCAGCGGCGACACCGACCAGGTGGTGCACACCGCGCTCGACCTGCTGCAGACCCGCACCAGCGCGTCGGTGGTCGGCTTCCTGTGGCTCAACGAACAGGGCGAGCTGCGTCCCAAGATCGTGCTGCCAACCGACGCCGCCAACCGAGTTTCGCTCAGCCCGTCACTCACGGAGCTGGTTTCCAAGCAGGGGCACGCGGTGTGGGTCGCCAACCAGGGCGGGCCCGACGAGCGCGAGCAGCTTGAGCACTTTGCCGACGCCATTTGCGCGCCGCTCGTCAAACGCGGCGACGAGGGCCAACGCAGCACGCTTGGCGCAATCCACGTCTACCTCGAGGCGGGACGATTCCGCCAGTCCGACTTCGATTTCATCATCTCGGTCGCCAACATCGTGGTCACCGCGCTCGCCCGCGCGATGCAGTACAACTCGATGCGGGTCGACTACGAGCGGCTGGTCAGCACCTCCCCCGGCTACGACGAGCTGATCGGCGAGAGCGAGCCGATGCTCGCCCTCAAGTCCAAGATCAGCCGCGTGGCCCGCGCGGCCGGCTGCGTGCTGGTCCGCGGCGAGAGCGGCGCCGGCAAGGAGCTGGTCGCCCGCGCGATCCACCGCGCCAGCCCCCGCGCCGAGCGGCCGATGGTTTCGGTCAACTGCGCCGCGATCCCCGCCGACCTGATGGAGAGCCAGCTCTTCGGCCACAAGGCCGGCTCGTTCACCGGCGCCGACCGCGACCACACCGGCTACTTTCAGCAGGCCGACCTCGGCACGCTGTTCCTCGACGAGGTCGGCGAGATGACCCTCGAGGGCCAGGCCAAGCTGCTCCGCGTGATGGAGGGCCACCCGTTCCTGCCGGTCGGCGCCACCGAGCCGGTCTCGGTCGACGTGCGGGTGGTGGCCGCCACCAACCAAGACCTGCAGGAGTACGTCCGCAAGGGGAAGTTCCGCGAGGACCTGTATTACCGGCTGAGCGTGTTCGAGCTGTACCTGCCGCCGCTCCGCGACCGCGGCGACGACATCGGCCGCCTAGTCGAGTTCTTCCTGGACCACTTCCGCAAGCAGCACGGCCGCCCCGGCCTCAAGCTCAGCGGCAAGGCGGTCCACCGGCTGCTGGACTACCGCTGGCCCGGCAACGTCCGCCAGCTCCGCAACGTGATCGACAGCGCCGTGGTCATGGCCGAGGGCGACGAGATCCTCCCCGACGACCTGGCGCTCCGCGACTCCGGCCGCGAGGAGCTTGACACGCTGCAGATCGACCAGTGGGAGAAGAAGCTCATCGTCGAGGCCCTCAAACGCTCCGGCGGCAACGTGCCCGACGCCGCCAAGCTGCTCGGCATCGGCCGCGCAACGCTGTACCGCAAGATCGAGCAGTACCACATCGAGCGGTGA
- a CDS encoding CPBP family glutamic-type intramembrane protease, with protein sequence MQRLKQSLERRLPMLGVGDAPRCLGWLLVLFGCYAAAATTIYLSSGLGRVAPRIDSVAGFIVLAAGFFVLPSLLEELLWRWTLIAPDRLGRINRRSAASVLASSVVFTAAHPFAAWLFVPHAREVFLRPAFLAIVFLLGLTTGVSYVWSKSIWPPVFIHWVTVLAWKFLLGGPFVLLGA encoded by the coding sequence ATGCAACGGCTAAAGCAGAGTCTTGAACGGCGGCTGCCGATGCTCGGCGTCGGGGACGCGCCCCGCTGCCTGGGATGGCTTCTCGTGCTGTTTGGCTGCTACGCCGCCGCCGCGACCACTATTTACCTATCTTCGGGCCTCGGGCGGGTGGCCCCGCGGATCGATTCGGTGGCTGGCTTTATCGTACTCGCCGCCGGGTTCTTCGTGCTGCCGTCGCTGCTAGAAGAACTGCTGTGGCGTTGGACCCTGATCGCGCCTGACCGGCTGGGACGCATCAACCGGAGGTCGGCGGCCAGTGTGTTGGCGTCGAGTGTGGTCTTCACGGCCGCCCATCCCTTCGCGGCGTGGCTCTTCGTGCCGCACGCCAGGGAGGTCTTTCTGCGCCCGGCGTTTCTGGCGATCGTGTTCCTCCTGGGGCTGACCACGGGGGTGTCGTACGTCTGGTCCAAGTCAATCTGGCCGCCGGTCTTCATCCACTGGGTGACCGTGCTCGCTTGGAAGTTTCTACTCGGCGGACCGTTTGTGCTGCTGGGGGCATGA
- a CDS encoding helix-turn-helix domain-containing protein, translating to MAETLATTNGTMANGTAAATGPNRHPSLSASPKILRDLRRARRMTQLELAVAAGVSERTVRSAETGAQVRIDSLEQIAEALGAVLSDVVADGNQLITARIGNQQIDRILSALKRYAYEMDLGGFAETLARDAQIEIVGDGMIPFTGAYRGIGGVERLRDTAMTTLDFMAPTEFSDVRAGGDFVILRGFDHLRCRANRREDRLSWQHVYEFRHGRVVRIVETFDTLRAYRLFCESNAERTARIGSINGSVD from the coding sequence TTGGCAGAGACACTCGCGACGACCAACGGGACGATGGCCAATGGCACGGCGGCCGCTACCGGCCCGAACCGTCACCCCTCGCTGTCCGCCTCGCCTAAGATCCTCCGCGACCTGCGGCGCGCCCGGCGGATGACCCAGCTGGAACTCGCCGTGGCGGCCGGCGTCAGCGAGCGGACCGTCCGCTCCGCGGAAACCGGCGCCCAGGTGCGGATCGACTCGCTGGAGCAGATCGCCGAGGCGCTCGGCGCCGTGCTTAGCGATGTGGTCGCCGACGGGAACCAGCTGATCACCGCCCGCATCGGCAACCAACAGATCGACCGGATCCTTTCGGCGCTCAAGAGGTACGCCTACGAGATGGACCTCGGCGGTTTCGCCGAGACGCTCGCCCGTGACGCCCAGATCGAGATTGTCGGCGACGGCATGATCCCGTTCACTGGAGCGTACCGCGGCATCGGGGGCGTGGAGCGGCTGCGGGACACGGCCATGACCACCCTCGACTTCATGGCGCCGACCGAGTTTAGCGACGTCCGCGCCGGGGGCGATTTTGTCATCCTCCGCGGCTTCGACCACCTCCGCTGCCGCGCGAACCGGCGGGAAGACCGGCTTTCTTGGCAGCACGTCTACGAGTTCCGCCACGGCCGCGTGGTCCGCATCGTCGAGACCTTTGACACCCTCAGGGCGTACCGCCTGTTCTGCGAGTCGAACGCCGAACGCACGGCCCGGATCGGGAGCATCAATGGGTCGGTCGACTAG
- a CDS encoding DUF1559 domain-containing protein has protein sequence MGRSTRRQTAGFTLVELLVVIAVIAVLVALLLPAVQAAREAARRSSCLNHLRQFGLAMANYDSAHQILPAGTVAQSPYGPSDITANATSVMLPYFEELALAGMFDPSKPYWEQPDELIRSPVEIFSCPSDGHQPFVSGIFAELGLPIGDTFATCDYAYNHGATDAWCVTFTYPEDEVGPFTIGRQYRLGQVTDGLSKTFAMGEAAGGEQWGVCNGRGCTTPDPAAVSAAYPWIIGNLSADFMLPGFLSTSNYGCTLEPINKRPVTNTLLVTAGITNCQSSLNGGPHATSNFRSSHPGGACFLFLDGSVRLLSEAMEPTAYRALSTLAGGE, from the coding sequence ATGGGTCGGTCGACTAGACGCCAGACCGCTGGCTTCACGCTGGTCGAGCTGCTCGTGGTGATTGCGGTCATCGCGGTGCTGGTGGCGCTGCTGCTGCCCGCCGTGCAGGCCGCCCGCGAGGCCGCCCGCCGTTCCAGCTGCCTGAACCATCTGCGGCAGTTTGGCCTAGCGATGGCTAACTATGATTCTGCCCACCAGATCCTGCCGGCGGGCACGGTCGCGCAGTCGCCGTACGGCCCGTCCGATATCACCGCCAACGCCACGTCGGTGATGCTGCCGTACTTCGAGGAGCTGGCGCTGGCCGGCATGTTCGACCCGAGCAAGCCGTACTGGGAGCAGCCCGACGAGCTGATCCGCTCGCCGGTGGAGATCTTCTCGTGCCCCTCGGACGGGCACCAGCCGTTTGTCAGCGGCATCTTCGCCGAGCTGGGCCTGCCGATCGGCGACACCTTCGCCACCTGCGACTACGCGTACAACCACGGCGCCACCGACGCGTGGTGCGTGACGTTCACGTACCCCGAGGACGAGGTCGGCCCGTTCACCATCGGCCGGCAGTACCGGCTGGGGCAGGTGACCGACGGGCTGAGCAAGACCTTCGCCATGGGCGAGGCGGCCGGCGGCGAGCAGTGGGGCGTCTGCAACGGACGCGGCTGCACAACGCCCGACCCCGCGGCCGTGTCGGCGGCCTACCCGTGGATCATCGGCAACCTGTCGGCGGACTTCATGCTGCCCGGGTTCCTGAGCACATCGAACTACGGCTGCACGCTGGAGCCGATCAACAAGCGGCCGGTCACCAACACGCTGCTGGTCACCGCGGGGATCACCAACTGCCAGAGCAGCCTTAACGGCGGCCCTCACGCGACGAGCAACTTCCGCAGCAGCCACCCGGGGGGCGCCTGCTTCTTGTTCCTCGACGGATCCGTGCGGCTGCTCAGCGAGGCGATGGAACCGACCGCCTACCGAGCGCTATCGACGCTGGCCGGTGGGGAGTGA
- a CDS encoding DUF1559 domain-containing protein, giving the protein MPAQLPAGRPRWPSAFTLVELLVVIAIIGVLVALLLPAVQSAREAARRAACVTNAKNISLATLNYHDTYKRFPAAMELNFLLPDGSKNQAVVGGGAPGKNPNQTTTALVDILPFMEEQPLHDRFDFTQPLSADINRDPRGTLIESYLCPSDSGSETPFRLEGGPDNWARSNYAVNSSIDHLFPGNYITRPFKKQPFENLYRWDDRQWTRGVMGCNLALSLKKITDGTSKTVLLGEVRIGLVDLDPRGVWALGWAGSSSLWGHSTDDAAGGPNTCQVGADNLVQGQQMVDAYGSEGYRQECMHPGALGSSLSSQATLRSRHPGGVHVAMCDGSARFMVDSIEAKVVDFDEGQIQEDGLRTFERLMASQDGQLIQDDSF; this is encoded by the coding sequence ATGCCCGCACAATTGCCCGCCGGACGCCCGCGTTGGCCCTCGGCCTTCACACTAGTTGAACTGCTGGTGGTGATCGCGATCATCGGCGTGCTGGTGGCTTTGCTGCTGCCGGCGGTGCAGTCGGCCCGCGAGGCGGCCCGCCGCGCGGCCTGCGTGACCAACGCCAAGAACATCTCGCTGGCCACGCTCAACTACCACGACACCTACAAGCGGTTCCCGGCCGCGATGGAGCTCAACTTCTTACTGCCCGACGGCAGCAAGAACCAGGCCGTGGTCGGCGGCGGCGCGCCGGGCAAGAACCCCAACCAGACCACCACCGCGCTGGTCGACATCCTCCCGTTCATGGAGGAGCAGCCGCTGCACGACCGCTTCGACTTCACGCAGCCGCTGTCGGCCGACATCAACCGCGATCCCCGCGGCACGCTCATCGAGTCGTACCTCTGCCCGTCCGACAGCGGCTCCGAAACGCCGTTTCGGCTGGAGGGCGGACCGGACAACTGGGCCCGCAGCAACTACGCGGTCAACTCGTCTATCGACCATCTGTTCCCCGGCAACTACATCACCCGCCCATTCAAGAAACAGCCGTTCGAGAACCTCTACCGCTGGGACGACCGGCAGTGGACCCGCGGCGTGATGGGCTGCAACCTGGCGTTGAGCCTCAAGAAGATTACCGACGGCACGTCCAAGACCGTGCTGCTGGGCGAGGTCCGCATCGGCCTGGTCGACCTCGACCCACGGGGCGTGTGGGCGCTCGGCTGGGCCGGTTCCAGCAGCCTGTGGGGCCACTCCACCGACGACGCCGCCGGCGGCCCCAACACCTGCCAGGTGGGCGCCGACAACCTGGTGCAGGGCCAGCAGATGGTCGACGCCTACGGGTCGGAGGGCTACCGCCAGGAGTGCATGCACCCGGGCGCGCTCGGCTCGAGCCTCAGCAGCCAGGCCACGCTCCGCAGCCGCCACCCCGGCGGCGTGCACGTCGCGATGTGCGACGGCAGCGCACGGTTCATGGTCGACAGCATCGAGGCGAAAGTGGTCGACTTCGACGAGGGCCAGATCCAGGAGGACGGCCTCCGCACGTTCGAGCGCCTGATGGCGTCGCAAGACGGGCAGCTCATTCAGGACGACTCGTTCTGA